A portion of the Blastochloris tepida genome contains these proteins:
- the sufB gene encoding Fe-S cluster assembly protein SufB, whose amino-acid sequence MPAVQETVESVRAIDVDQYKWGFSTDVEMDKAPKGLNEDIVRFISAKKGEPEWMTEWRLGAYRRWLTMTEPTWAKVAYPKIDFQDLYYYAAPKKNAAPKSLDEVDPEILRTYEKLGIPLKEQALLAGVEGAAYPSSRVAVDAVFDSVSVATTFKDELKKAGVIFCPISEAIRDYPDLVRQYLGSVVPVTDNYYATLNSAVFSDGSFVYVPPGVRCPMELSTYFRINEQNTGQFERTLIIADKGAYVSYLEGCTAPRRDENQLHAAVVELIALDDAEIKYSTVQNWYPGDKDGKGGIYNFVTKRGDCRGRNSKISWTQVETGSAITWKYPSCILRGDGSKGEFYSIAISNGHQQVDSGTKMIHLGKNTVSRIISKGISAGKSQNTYRGLVSAHRKATGARNWTNCDSLLVGNQCGAHTVPYIESKNSSAVFEHEATTSKISEEMLFYCQSRGLSQEEAVALVVNGFVRDVLQKLPMEFAVEAQKLISISLEGSVG is encoded by the coding sequence ATGCCGGCCGTGCAGGAGACCGTTGAATCGGTCCGCGCCATCGACGTCGACCAGTACAAGTGGGGCTTCTCCACCGATGTCGAGATGGACAAGGCCCCCAAGGGCCTGAACGAGGACATCGTCCGTTTCATCTCGGCCAAAAAGGGCGAGCCCGAATGGATGACCGAGTGGCGGCTCGGCGCCTACCGGCGCTGGCTGACCATGACCGAGCCGACCTGGGCCAAGGTCGCCTATCCGAAGATCGATTTCCAGGATCTCTATTACTACGCCGCGCCGAAGAAGAACGCGGCGCCGAAGTCGCTGGACGAGGTCGATCCCGAAATCCTGCGCACGTACGAGAAGCTCGGCATCCCGCTGAAGGAGCAGGCGCTTCTGGCCGGTGTCGAGGGCGCGGCCTATCCGTCCTCGCGCGTCGCGGTCGATGCGGTGTTCGACTCGGTGTCGGTGGCCACCACCTTCAAGGACGAGCTTAAGAAGGCGGGCGTCATCTTCTGCCCGATCTCCGAGGCGATCCGCGACTATCCCGATCTGGTGCGCCAGTATCTCGGCAGCGTCGTGCCGGTCACCGACAATTACTACGCCACGCTCAATTCGGCGGTGTTCTCGGACGGCTCGTTCGTCTACGTGCCGCCGGGCGTGCGCTGCCCGATGGAGCTGTCCACCTATTTCCGCATCAATGAGCAGAACACCGGCCAGTTCGAGCGCACGCTGATCATCGCCGACAAGGGCGCGTATGTGTCGTACCTTGAAGGCTGCACCGCACCGCGCCGCGACGAGAACCAGCTTCATGCCGCCGTGGTCGAGCTGATCGCGCTCGACGATGCCGAGATCAAGTATTCGACCGTCCAGAACTGGTATCCCGGCGACAAGGACGGCAAGGGCGGCATCTACAATTTCGTCACCAAGCGCGGCGACTGCCGCGGCCGGAACTCGAAGATCTCCTGGACCCAGGTCGAGACCGGCTCGGCCATCACCTGGAAGTATCCGAGCTGCATCCTGCGCGGCGATGGCTCGAAGGGCGAGTTCTACTCGATCGCCATCTCCAACGGCCACCAGCAGGTCGATTCCGGCACCAAGATGATCCATCTCGGCAAGAACACCGTGAGCCGGATCATCTCCAAGGGCATCTCCGCCGGCAAATCGCAGAACACCTATCGCGGCCTGGTTTCGGCACACCGCAAGGCCACCGGCGCGCGCAACTGGACCAACTGCGACTCGCTCCTGGTCGGCAACCAGTGTGGCGCGCACACCGTGCCCTATATCGAGAGCAAGAATTCCAGCGCCGTGTTCGAGCACGAGGCCACCACCTCGAAGATCTCCGAGGAGATGCTGTTCTATTGCCAGAGCCGCGGGCTTTCGCAGGAAGAGGCGGTGGCGCTGGTCGTCAACGGCTTCGTGCGCGACGTGCTGCAGAAGCTGCCGATGGAGTTCGCCGTCGAGGCGCAGAAGCTGATCTCGATCTCGCTGGAGGGCAGCGTCGGATGA
- a CDS encoding cysteine desulfurase family protein — protein sequence MAERAYLDWNATAPLHEAARAAVLAALDAGNPSSVHAEGREARALVERARAEVAAAVGATPRQIVFTSGATEANALALTPAIETADDAAPRDGLVVSAIEHPSVLRGHRFGALPVETAAVDRAGVVEVAAVEGALARLAEKGCRRPLVSVMLANNETGVIQPVAGIAERVHAAGGLVHVDAVQALGRIPLDVRALDADLVTLSSHKAGGPKGAGALVLGPRISHLAAPLIAGGGQERGVRAGTEAVPAIAGFGAAAAAAVASLPAAAARMSGLRTRLAEGLHRIAPFAVELGAEAPRLPNTLAVALAGLAAETAVIAFDLNGVAISAGSACSSGKVAASPVVAAMGFPELAGSTLRFSVGPATTEAEIDRAIGVWQTVVGALANRQGKAA from the coding sequence GTGGCCGAGCGGGCCTATCTCGACTGGAATGCCACGGCGCCGCTGCATGAGGCGGCAAGGGCGGCGGTGCTGGCTGCCCTCGACGCCGGCAATCCCTCGTCCGTCCATGCGGAGGGCCGCGAGGCCCGCGCTTTGGTCGAGCGCGCCCGCGCCGAGGTCGCAGCCGCCGTCGGCGCCACCCCGCGCCAGATCGTCTTCACCTCCGGTGCCACCGAGGCCAATGCCCTGGCGCTCACGCCTGCGATCGAGACCGCCGATGACGCCGCCCCGCGCGATGGGCTGGTGGTCTCGGCGATCGAGCACCCCTCGGTTCTGCGCGGCCACCGCTTTGGAGCGCTGCCGGTCGAGACTGCCGCGGTCGACCGGGCGGGCGTGGTCGAGGTCGCAGCGGTCGAGGGCGCACTGGCGCGCCTTGCCGAAAAGGGCTGCCGCCGGCCGCTGGTGTCGGTGATGCTCGCCAACAACGAGACCGGGGTCATCCAGCCGGTTGCGGGCATTGCCGAGCGTGTCCATGCCGCGGGCGGGCTTGTTCATGTCGATGCGGTGCAGGCGCTGGGCCGGATTCCGCTGGATGTCCGCGCCCTCGATGCCGACCTGGTGACGCTGTCCAGCCACAAGGCCGGCGGCCCCAAGGGGGCGGGGGCGCTGGTGCTGGGGCCGCGCATCAGCCATCTCGCGGCGCCGCTGATCGCCGGCGGCGGCCAGGAACGCGGCGTGCGAGCCGGTACCGAGGCGGTGCCGGCCATCGCCGGCTTCGGCGCAGCAGCGGCCGCGGCGGTGGCCAGCCTGCCGGCGGCGGCCGCGCGGATGTCCGGGCTGCGGACCCGCCTCGCTGAGGGGCTGCACAGGATTGCGCCATTTGCTGTCGAATTGGGCGCCGAGGCGCCGCGCCTGCCGAACACGCTGGCGGTAGCCCTGGCGGGGCTCGCCGCCGAGACCGCGGTGATCGCCTTTGATCTGAACGGCGTCGCCATCTCGGCGGGCTCGGCCTGCTCATCTGGCAAGGTGGCTGCATCGCCGGTGGTCGCGGCCATGGGCTTTCCGGAATTGGCCGGGTCCACCTTGCGTTTTTCCGTGGGCCCCGCCACCACGGAAGCGGAAATCGATCGCGCGATCGGCGTCTGGCAGACCGTGGTGGGCGCTCTAGCTAACAGGCAAGGGAAGGCTGCCTGA
- a CDS encoding alpha/beta hydrolase, translated as MPEVVFAGPAGRIEGRFHPAKSRSAPIAVVLHPHPQFGGTMNNPVVYQLYYLFAERGMSVLRFNFRGVGRSQGSFDHGQGELSDAASALDWVQSINPDARTCWIAGVSFGSWIGMQLLMRRPEVEGFISIAAMANIYDFSFLAPCPSSGLFVHGEKDSVTPVTAVQGLVEKLKTQKGIVIEQKVIPGANHFFEGKVEELIGTVGDYLDRRIAAKREK; from the coding sequence ATGCCTGAAGTGGTGTTCGCCGGTCCGGCCGGCCGTATCGAAGGCCGGTTTCATCCTGCCAAATCCCGCAGTGCGCCGATCGCGGTGGTGCTTCATCCCCACCCGCAATTCGGCGGGACGATGAACAACCCGGTCGTCTACCAGCTCTATTACCTGTTCGCCGAGCGGGGCATGAGCGTGCTGCGGTTCAATTTCCGCGGCGTCGGCCGCTCGCAGGGCTCGTTCGACCACGGCCAGGGCGAGCTGTCGGACGCGGCCTCCGCCCTCGATTGGGTGCAGTCGATCAATCCCGACGCGCGCACCTGCTGGATCGCCGGCGTGTCGTTCGGCTCGTGGATCGGCATGCAGCTCTTGATGCGCCGGCCGGAGGTCGAGGGCTTCATCTCGATCGCCGCCATGGCCAACATCTACGACTTCTCCTTCCTCGCCCCCTGCCCGTCCTCGGGCCTGTTCGTCCATGGCGAGAAGGACTCGGTGACGCCGGTCACCGCGGTGCAGGGCCTCGTCGAGAAGCTCAAGACCCAGAAGGGCATCGTCATCGAGCAGAAGGTGATTCCCGGTGCCAATCACTTTTTCGAGGGCAAGGTCGAGGAGCTGATCGGCACGGTCGGCGACTATCTCGACCGGCGCATCGCCGCCAAGCGCGAGAAATAG
- a CDS encoding anhydro-N-acetylmuramic acid kinase has product MSGTSLDGVDVAYLATDGERILAFGPTGYRPFTGAERAVLRAALDDAEILAERTARPGVLAEAEAIVTNANAEAVEAWREANRSWMPLDGGSFAAPPVDVVGFHGQTVLHRPEVGLTVQLGDGLALARRLNVPVVYDFRAADVVGGGQGAPFVPVFHRAMAGVLHRPQPLAVLNIGGVANVTVIDGEADPVACDVGPGNALIDDFVASRTGAAMDAGGELAAAGKVDEDAVRRLLGMRFFTLPPPKSLDRNAFKAAAKVHGGLDRASLEDGAATLTAFTAAAVARIVPHLKRPPKCWIVAGGGARNPTLMRMLAERLAPARVEVAERVGWSGDHLEAQAFAFLAVRALDGLPLSYPSTTGVPVPMTGGVVVRP; this is encoded by the coding sequence ATGAGCGGGACCTCGCTCGATGGCGTTGACGTCGCCTATCTCGCCACCGACGGCGAGCGCATTCTGGCGTTCGGCCCGACCGGCTACCGCCCGTTCACGGGGGCCGAGCGCGCCGTGCTGCGGGCGGCGCTTGACGATGCAGAAATCCTCGCCGAACGCACCGCCCGTCCGGGCGTGCTGGCCGAGGCCGAGGCCATCGTCACCAACGCCAATGCCGAGGCGGTGGAGGCGTGGCGCGAGGCCAACCGCAGCTGGATGCCGCTCGACGGCGGCAGCTTCGCCGCGCCGCCGGTCGATGTGGTCGGCTTCCATGGTCAGACCGTGCTGCACCGGCCCGAGGTGGGGCTGACCGTGCAGCTCGGCGACGGGCTGGCGCTGGCGCGGCGGCTGAATGTGCCGGTGGTCTACGACTTCCGCGCCGCCGACGTCGTCGGCGGCGGCCAGGGTGCGCCCTTCGTGCCGGTGTTCCACCGCGCCATGGCCGGCGTGCTGCACCGGCCGCAGCCGCTGGCGGTGCTCAATATCGGCGGCGTGGCCAATGTCACGGTGATCGACGGCGAGGCCGACCCGGTCGCCTGCGACGTCGGGCCCGGCAATGCGCTGATCGACGATTTCGTCGCCAGCCGCACCGGCGCGGCGATGGATGCCGGCGGCGAGCTGGCGGCGGCCGGCAAGGTGGACGAGGACGCGGTGCGCCGGCTGCTCGGCATGCGCTTCTTCACGCTGCCGCCGCCCAAGTCGCTCGACCGCAACGCCTTCAAGGCCGCGGCCAAGGTTCATGGCGGGCTCGACCGCGCGAGCCTGGAGGACGGGGCGGCGACGCTCACCGCCTTCACCGCCGCCGCGGTGGCGCGCATCGTGCCGCACCTGAAGCGCCCGCCGAAATGCTGGATCGTTGCCGGCGGCGGCGCCCGCAACCCGACGCTGATGCGCATGCTGGCCGAGCGGCTGGCGCCGGCCCGCGTCGAGGTGGCCGAGCGGGTGGGGTGGTCGGGCGATCATCTGGAGGCGCAGGCGTTCGCCTTCCTCGCCGTGCGCGCGCTCGACGGGCTGCCGCTGTCTTATCCCTCGACCACCGGCGTGCCGGTGCCGATGACCGGCGGCGTGGTGGTGCGGCCGTAG
- the tyrS gene encoding tyrosine--tRNA ligase — translation MTTYTSDFLHVLSTRGFINQISDPSGLDQAARDGRVVAYVGYDCTGPSLHVGHLLSIMMLHWLQQTGQKPIALMGGGTTRVGDPSGKDEARRILTYDQIEANKESLKTVFSRFITFGAGRNDALMIDNAEWLASLNYIEFLREVGRHFSINRMLTFDSVKMRLEREQELSFLEFNYSILQAYDFVELYKRTGCILQMGGSDQWGNIVSGIDLGRRMGTSQLYALTCPLITTASGAKMGKTAEGAVWLNADMRSPYEYWQFWRNTEDADVPRFLKLFTILPLTEVGRLASLKDAEINEAKKILATEATALLHGREAAEAAAETARRTFEEGALAETLPTVEIAGSRLAEGLGVLAAFVEAGLVASNGEARRQVKGGGLKVNDVTVEDERAVLGESDLAGGGVIKLSLGKKRHVLLKPV, via the coding sequence ATGACCACCTACACCAGCGATTTCCTGCACGTCCTGTCGACCCGCGGCTTCATCAACCAGATTTCCGACCCGTCCGGCCTCGACCAGGCTGCGCGGGACGGCCGGGTGGTCGCCTATGTCGGCTATGACTGCACCGGCCCCTCGCTGCATGTCGGGCACCTTCTCTCCATCATGATGCTGCACTGGCTGCAGCAGACCGGCCAGAAGCCGATCGCGCTGATGGGCGGCGGCACCACCCGCGTCGGCGACCCCTCCGGCAAGGACGAGGCCCGGCGAATCCTGACCTATGACCAGATCGAGGCCAACAAGGAAAGCCTCAAGACGGTGTTCTCGCGCTTCATCACCTTCGGCGCGGGCCGGAATGACGCGCTGATGATCGACAATGCCGAGTGGCTGGCCTCGCTGAACTACATCGAGTTCCTGCGCGAGGTCGGCCGCCACTTCTCGATCAACCGCATGCTGACCTTCGATTCGGTGAAGATGCGGCTGGAGCGCGAGCAGGAACTGTCGTTCCTGGAGTTCAACTACTCCATCCTGCAGGCCTACGATTTCGTCGAGCTCTACAAGCGCACCGGCTGCATCCTGCAGATGGGCGGCTCCGACCAGTGGGGCAACATCGTCTCGGGCATCGATCTCGGCCGGCGCATGGGCACCTCCCAGCTCTATGCCCTCACCTGCCCGCTGATCACCACCGCCTCGGGCGCCAAGATGGGCAAGACCGCCGAGGGCGCGGTCTGGCTCAACGCCGACATGCGCAGCCCGTACGAATACTGGCAGTTCTGGCGCAACACCGAGGACGCCGACGTGCCGCGCTTCCTCAAGCTGTTCACCATCTTGCCGCTCACCGAGGTCGGCCGGCTGGCTTCGCTCAAGGACGCCGAGATCAACGAGGCGAAGAAGATTCTCGCCACCGAGGCCACCGCCCTGCTGCACGGACGCGAAGCGGCGGAAGCCGCCGCCGAGACCGCGCGCCGCACTTTCGAGGAAGGCGCGCTGGCCGAGACGCTGCCGACCGTCGAGATCGCCGGAAGCCGGCTGGCGGAGGGACTCGGCGTGCTCGCCGCCTTCGTCGAGGCCGGGCTCGTCGCCTCCAACGGCGAGGCGCGCCGCCAAGTCAAAGGCGGCGGGCTCAAGGTCAATGACGTGACGGTGGAGGACGAGCGTGCGGTGCTGGGCGAGAGCGATCTTGCCGGCGGCGGGGTGATCAAGCTGTCGCTCGGCAAGAAGCGCCACGTACTGCTGAAGCCGGTGTAA
- the recJ gene encoding single-stranded-DNA-specific exonuclease RecJ, translating to MTELPSSRRAFLNVTCSAAGRPWQARLNATGEATALAIAQRHGLPDLLARVLAGRGVGLDEVEDHLDPSLRNLMPDPDTVTDMAAAAARLAAACRRGETVAVFGDYDVDGAASAALLTLFLRAAGLYPLVHIPDRLFEGYGPNAEAIRRLAARGVTLLVTVDCGTTSLEPLEEARKLGLDVVVIDHHQVAGALPPAAAIVNPNRDDDLSGLGHLAAVGLVFLTVIATARVLRQSGFWSAARPEPDLIGLVDLVALGTVADVVPLKGLNRAYVAKGLLAMRRRSRPGLVALMDVARLEGPPKPWHLGFLLGPRINAGGRIGDAGLGARLLATADDIEARRIAAELDRLNAERQAIEQATVAEAEAEALAAMGLKEGPPVAVVAAERWHPGVMGLVAARLKEKLGRPAIAIAWGANGQGTGSGRSISGVDLGKAVRAAVEAGIAVKGGGHAMAAGLTIAREQLGALRAFLEERLAGEVAAARARDALLIDGALTAGGAGPELVASIERGGPFGAGNPEPVFALPAHTVAHAETFGADHLRARLRAPDGATVDAVAFRVANEPVGRLLLAARGQSLHVAGTLSLDRWQARERVQLKILDAAEPVR from the coding sequence ATGACTGAGCTGCCATCGTCCCGCCGTGCCTTTCTCAACGTCACCTGCTCGGCCGCCGGACGGCCGTGGCAGGCGCGGCTGAACGCCACCGGCGAGGCGACGGCGCTGGCGATCGCCCAGCGCCATGGCCTGCCCGATCTGTTGGCCCGCGTGCTGGCCGGGCGCGGCGTCGGCCTCGACGAGGTGGAGGATCACCTCGACCCGTCGCTCCGCAACCTGATGCCCGACCCCGACACCGTCACCGACATGGCGGCGGCGGCTGCGCGCCTCGCCGCGGCCTGCCGGAGGGGCGAGACGGTGGCGGTGTTCGGCGACTATGACGTCGATGGCGCGGCAAGTGCCGCGTTGCTGACGCTGTTCCTGCGGGCCGCCGGGCTCTATCCCCTCGTCCACATTCCCGACCGGCTGTTCGAGGGCTACGGGCCGAATGCCGAGGCGATCCGCCGCCTCGCCGCGCGCGGGGTGACGCTGCTCGTCACCGTCGATTGCGGCACCACCAGCCTGGAGCCCCTCGAAGAGGCGCGAAAGCTCGGCCTCGACGTGGTGGTGATCGACCACCATCAGGTGGCCGGCGCGCTGCCGCCGGCCGCAGCCATCGTCAATCCCAACCGCGACGACGATCTTTCCGGCCTCGGCCACCTCGCCGCGGTCGGGCTGGTGTTCCTGACCGTGATCGCCACCGCGCGGGTGCTGCGCCAGTCCGGCTTCTGGAGCGCGGCGCGGCCGGAGCCCGATCTGATCGGCCTCGTCGATCTGGTGGCGCTCGGCACGGTGGCCGACGTGGTGCCGCTCAAGGGGCTCAACCGCGCCTATGTCGCCAAGGGGCTTCTCGCCATGCGGCGGCGCAGCCGGCCGGGCCTTGTCGCGCTGATGGACGTGGCGCGGTTGGAAGGGCCGCCCAAGCCCTGGCACCTTGGCTTCCTGTTGGGGCCGCGCATCAATGCCGGCGGCCGCATCGGCGATGCCGGGCTCGGCGCCCGGCTGCTCGCCACCGCCGACGACATCGAGGCGCGGCGCATCGCCGCCGAGCTCGACCGGCTGAACGCCGAGCGCCAAGCCATCGAGCAGGCGACCGTGGCCGAGGCCGAAGCCGAGGCGCTGGCGGCGATGGGGCTGAAGGAGGGGCCGCCGGTGGCGGTGGTCGCCGCCGAGCGCTGGCACCCCGGCGTGATGGGGCTGGTGGCAGCGCGGCTGAAGGAGAAGCTCGGCCGGCCGGCGATCGCCATCGCCTGGGGGGCGAACGGGCAGGGTACCGGCTCGGGCCGCTCGATCTCAGGCGTCGATCTCGGCAAGGCCGTGCGGGCGGCGGTCGAGGCCGGCATCGCGGTGAAGGGCGGCGGCCACGCCATGGCGGCGGGGCTCACCATCGCCCGCGAACAACTCGGCGCCCTGCGCGCCTTTCTCGAAGAGCGGCTTGCCGGCGAGGTGGCGGCGGCACGGGCGCGCGATGCGCTGCTGATCGACGGCGCGCTGACGGCCGGCGGCGCCGGTCCCGAACTGGTGGCGTCGATCGAGCGCGGCGGCCCGTTCGGCGCCGGCAATCCCGAGCCGGTGTTCGCGCTGCCCGCACACACCGTGGCCCATGCCGAGACCTTCGGCGCCGATCATCTGCGGGCGCGCCTCCGGGCGCCGGACGGCGCGACGGTCGACGCGGTTGCCTTCCGGGTGGCGAACGAGCCGGTCGGCCGGCTGCTCCTGGCCGCACGCGGCCAGAGCCTGCATGTCGCAGGAACACTCAGCCTCGACCGCTGGCAGGCCCGCGAGCGGGTGCAGCTCAAGATTCTCGACGCGGCCGAGCCCGTGCGGTGA
- the glpX gene encoding class II fructose-bisphosphatase, with protein MKPSPVLERILTLELVRVTERAAVSAARWRGRGNEKAADQAAVDAMRRELNRLSIRGTVRIGEGERDEAPMLFIGETVGIGHGPKVDIAVDPLEGTTMCAKNTPGAIAVIAMAEDGTLLAAPDVYMDKIAIGPGYPVGTVDLDMSPEENVHSLAKAKGVQPSELTALVLDRPRHAELINTLRRTGVSVHLISDGDVAGVVATAKPDSGVDLYIGTGAAPEGVIAAAALRCIGGQMQGRLVLDTEAKRERAERMGVTDPHKKYEAHEMVRGDCLVAATGVTDGPVLRGVKFRGNLIETETVVYRSATGTTRFIYAEHRQLDKFHLD; from the coding sequence TTGAAGCCCAGTCCGGTTCTCGAACGCATCCTGACCCTCGAACTTGTCCGCGTCACCGAGCGCGCCGCGGTGTCGGCCGCCCGATGGCGAGGCCGCGGCAATGAGAAGGCGGCCGACCAGGCGGCGGTGGACGCCATGCGCCGCGAACTCAACCGGCTGTCGATCCGCGGCACCGTGCGTATCGGCGAGGGCGAGCGCGACGAGGCGCCGATGCTGTTCATCGGCGAAACCGTGGGCATCGGCCACGGCCCCAAGGTCGACATCGCCGTCGATCCGCTGGAAGGCACCACGATGTGCGCCAAGAACACGCCCGGCGCCATCGCGGTGATCGCCATGGCCGAGGACGGCACCCTGCTCGCCGCGCCCGACGTCTATATGGACAAGATCGCCATCGGCCCGGGCTATCCGGTCGGCACGGTCGATCTCGACATGTCGCCGGAAGAGAACGTCCACTCTTTGGCCAAGGCCAAAGGCGTGCAGCCCAGCGAACTGACCGCGCTGGTGCTCGACCGGCCGCGCCACGCCGAACTGATCAACACCCTGCGCCGCACCGGGGTGTCGGTTCACCTGATCTCGGACGGCGACGTGGCCGGCGTGGTGGCGACCGCCAAGCCGGACTCCGGCGTCGACCTCTATATCGGCACCGGCGCGGCACCCGAGGGCGTCATCGCTGCCGCCGCGCTGCGCTGCATCGGCGGCCAGATGCAGGGCCGGCTGGTGCTCGATACCGAGGCCAAGCGCGAACGCGCCGAGCGCATGGGCGTCACCGATCCGCACAAGAAGTACGAAGCCCACGAGATGGTTCGCGGCGACTGTCTGGTGGCGGCCACCGGCGTCACCGACGGCCCGGTGCTGCGCGGCGTCAAGTTCCGCGGCAATCTGATCGAGACCGAGACGGTGGTCTACCGCTCCGCCACCGGCACCACCCGCTTCATCTATGCCGAGCACCGCCAGCTCGATAAGTTCCATCTGGATTGA
- a CDS encoding homoserine dehydrogenase has translation MAGSLKVGLAGLGTVGSSVVRILQDKAAKLAAKAGRPVELVAVCAKEVRDKNLDLATVRWVDSPTALAADPEIDVLVELMGGEGDPAKTTVETALKSGKHVVTANKALIARHGAMLARAAEDRNVAFNFEAAVAGGIPVIKTLREGLVANRIDRVWGILNGTCNYILTRMLDEKLSFEDCLKEAQRLGYAEANPAFDIDGFDTAHKLAILTSLAFGTEIDCDAVYVEGVRSISLADLEMADELGYRVKLLGVAVRTDSGIEQRVHPTMVPKESPLAQVGGVTNAVKIDGDAVSLTLIGPGAGGPATASAVVSDLCDIARGDRIAPFGRSVDRLVRPRRAPMQHHAGGYYIRLAAVDKPGTAATIARRMADEMISLESIVQRRRGSRGEAQASADAPVPVVLITYATSEDAVRRALAAIERDGVVVGSPQVIRIEQN, from the coding sequence ATGGCTGGTTCTCTCAAGGTTGGCCTCGCCGGGCTTGGCACGGTGGGGTCGTCCGTCGTTCGCATTCTCCAGGACAAGGCGGCCAAGCTCGCCGCCAAGGCCGGCCGCCCGGTCGAGCTGGTCGCCGTCTGCGCCAAGGAGGTGAGGGACAAGAACCTCGACCTCGCCACGGTGCGCTGGGTGGACAGCCCGACCGCGCTCGCCGCCGATCCCGAGATCGACGTGCTGGTCGAGTTGATGGGCGGGGAGGGCGATCCGGCCAAGACCACGGTCGAGACCGCGCTGAAGTCCGGAAAGCACGTGGTCACCGCCAACAAGGCGCTGATCGCCCGTCATGGCGCGATGCTGGCGCGCGCCGCCGAGGACCGTAACGTCGCCTTCAATTTCGAGGCGGCGGTGGCTGGCGGTATCCCGGTGATCAAGACCCTGCGCGAGGGATTGGTCGCCAACCGTATCGACCGAGTGTGGGGCATCCTCAACGGCACCTGCAACTACATTCTCACCCGGATGCTGGACGAGAAGCTGTCGTTCGAGGACTGCCTGAAGGAGGCCCAGCGCCTGGGCTATGCCGAGGCCAACCCGGCCTTCGACATCGACGGCTTCGACACCGCCCACAAGCTGGCCATCCTCACTTCGCTCGCCTTCGGCACCGAGATCGACTGCGACGCGGTCTATGTCGAGGGCGTCCGCTCGATCTCGCTGGCCGATCTGGAGATGGCCGACGAGCTCGGCTACCGGGTCAAGCTGCTCGGCGTGGCGGTGCGCACCGACTCGGGCATCGAGCAGCGCGTCCACCCGACGATGGTGCCGAAGGAGTCGCCGCTGGCCCAGGTCGGCGGCGTCACCAACGCCGTCAAGATCGACGGCGACGCGGTGTCGCTGACGCTGATCGGGCCGGGCGCCGGCGGGCCGGCCACCGCCTCGGCGGTGGTGTCGGACCTGTGCGATATCGCCCGCGGCGACCGCATCGCCCCGTTCGGCCGCTCGGTCGACCGGCTGGTGCGCCCGCGGCGCGCGCCGATGCAGCACCATGCCGGCGGCTACTACATACGGCTCGCCGCCGTCGACAAGCCCGGCACCGCGGCGACCATCGCCCGCCGCATGGCGGACGAGATGATCTCTCTGGAATCCATCGTGCAGCGGCGGCGCGGGTCGCGCGGGGAGGCGCAGGCCTCCGCGGACGCGCCGGTTCCGGTGGTCCTGATCACCTATGCGACCAGCGAGGACGCCGTCCGCCGCGCGCTCGCTGCCATCGAGCGGGACGGCGTCGTCGTCGGCTCGCCCCAAGTCATTCGGATCGAGCAGAATTGA